A window from Myxococcus fulvus encodes these proteins:
- a CDS encoding SMI1/KNR4 family protein, whose amino-acid sequence MSTQSNESAVTQAVERLKSFVETKEGMSVEFSAPVDAAAVAGLEAKYKLKLPPSYVRFITTLGTFKVEYDGQELIGMEEPGLLRAAAPDPSDAVDGEDSEVADAIHQALFFQRRDDDSVENFWCFNPRARSPEGELAVVSYSHDEAFSLSDGEEDFRDFSTHIVKVIDDFIETYAEA is encoded by the coding sequence ATGTCGACGCAGTCGAATGAGAGCGCGGTGACGCAGGCGGTGGAGCGGCTGAAGTCCTTCGTGGAGACGAAGGAGGGCATGTCCGTGGAGTTCTCCGCGCCGGTGGACGCCGCGGCGGTGGCGGGTCTGGAGGCGAAGTACAAGCTGAAGCTGCCGCCCAGCTACGTGCGCTTCATCACCACGCTCGGCACCTTCAAGGTGGAGTACGACGGGCAGGAGCTCATCGGGATGGAGGAGCCGGGACTGCTACGCGCCGCCGCGCCGGACCCGTCGGACGCCGTGGATGGCGAGGACTCCGAGGTCGCGGACGCCATCCACCAGGCCCTGTTCTTCCAGCGCCGCGATGACGACTCGGTGGAGAACTTCTGGTGCTTCAACCCGCGCGCCCGCTCCCCGGAAGGCGAGCTGGCCGTCGTCTCCTACAGCCATGACGAGGCCTTCAGCCTCTCCGACGGCGAAGAGGACTTCCGCGACTTCTCGACCCACATCGTCAAGGTCATCGACGACTTCATCGAGACCTACGCGGAGGCTTGA
- a CDS encoding YncE family protein: protein MPCVREVRLSLLLCVVLVAGAARAQSPSAFVNWEHPHVHPLELTPDGTRLLAVNTADNRLMVFSVTGGTPVLTASIPVGLDPVSVRARSNTEAWVVNHVSDSVSIVDLTTLNVRATLPTDDEPADVIFAGSPQRAFISCSQVNRVLVLDPTNPLATPTRLALQGEEPRALATNAAGTHVYVAFFESGNRSTVLGGGNAMGGGGFPPNVVSSGLGPYGGVNPPPNAGNAFNPPRRSGTPTPPPVALIVKKNASGQWMDDNNRDWTSVVSGSNASASGRRPGWDLPDRDVAIINASTLAVTYASGTMNLNMALAVHPGGHVVVVGTDAVNEVRFEPNLKGRFLRVLAAAFDPNNPSVISRFDLNPHLTYTTGTVPLATRRLAMGDPRGLAWNVDGSRVYITGMGSNNVAVMDDAGGRITQVTVGEGPTGVVLSGTRLYVLNKFAASISLVDTTSNVEVARVPFFDPSPGAIKVGRRHLYDTHTGSGLGHVSCASCHIDGRLDRLAWDLGDPAGEMKAVTGQNLGMGIPGLTSNFQPWHAMKGPMTTQTLQDLIGKEPLHWRGDRAGIEEFNGAFTSLQGDDTQLTVIEMQQFEDFLATLTFPPNPFRNLDNSLPTSLPLPGHFTTGRFGAAGQALPNGNAVNGLRIYRPPRLLDSGVFACSTCHTLPTGLGADVRWNGSQFLPVNAGPNGERHTGLVSVDGFTNVTMKISQLRNLYEKVGMEFTQTSNLAGFGFSHDGSVDSIARFITEPVFTLQSDQEVADMVAFMLAFSGSDLPKGTATTVGEPPGPDSKDTHAAVGRQVTLTTASPTPAQASTLASFQALADSGKVGLVAKGNQGGIARGATYVGGGLFQADRAAETVTAAQLQTMALPGNELTFTVVPKGSEVRIGIDRDLDGAFDRDELDRGTRPDDPLSR, encoded by the coding sequence ATGCCTTGTGTCCGAGAGGTGCGGCTCTCGTTGTTGCTGTGCGTGGTGCTGGTGGCGGGCGCGGCGCGGGCCCAGTCACCGAGCGCGTTCGTGAACTGGGAACATCCCCACGTCCACCCGCTGGAGCTGACGCCGGACGGCACGCGCCTGCTCGCGGTGAACACGGCGGACAACCGCCTGATGGTGTTCTCCGTGACGGGCGGCACGCCGGTGCTCACGGCCTCCATCCCGGTGGGCCTGGACCCCGTGTCCGTGCGCGCCCGGAGCAACACGGAGGCGTGGGTCGTCAACCACGTCTCCGACAGCGTCAGCATCGTGGACCTCACCACGCTCAACGTCAGGGCCACCCTCCCCACGGATGACGAGCCCGCGGACGTCATCTTCGCGGGCTCACCGCAGCGCGCGTTCATCTCATGCTCACAGGTGAACCGCGTGCTGGTGCTGGACCCGACCAACCCCCTCGCCACGCCCACGCGCCTCGCGCTGCAAGGCGAAGAGCCTCGCGCGCTCGCCACCAACGCGGCGGGCACCCACGTCTACGTCGCCTTCTTCGAGTCCGGCAATCGCAGCACGGTGCTCGGCGGCGGCAATGCGATGGGCGGCGGCGGCTTCCCACCCAACGTGGTGAGCAGCGGGCTCGGCCCCTACGGCGGCGTCAACCCGCCCCCCAACGCCGGAAATGCGTTCAACCCGCCGAGGCGCAGCGGCACCCCCACGCCTCCTCCCGTGGCGCTCATCGTGAAGAAGAACGCCAGCGGCCAGTGGATGGACGACAACAACCGCGACTGGACGAGCGTCGTCTCGGGAAGCAACGCGTCCGCGTCCGGACGGCGCCCGGGCTGGGACCTGCCGGACCGGGACGTGGCCATCATCAACGCGTCCACGCTGGCCGTCACGTACGCCAGCGGGACGATGAACCTGAACATGGCGCTGGCGGTCCACCCCGGCGGCCATGTCGTCGTGGTGGGCACGGACGCGGTGAACGAGGTCCGCTTCGAGCCCAACCTCAAGGGCCGCTTCCTGCGCGTGCTCGCCGCCGCGTTCGACCCGAACAATCCCTCCGTCATCTCCCGCTTCGACCTCAATCCGCACCTGACGTACACCACGGGCACGGTGCCGCTGGCGACGCGGCGGCTCGCGATGGGAGACCCGCGAGGGCTCGCCTGGAACGTGGACGGCAGCCGCGTCTACATCACCGGCATGGGCTCCAACAACGTCGCCGTCATGGACGACGCGGGCGGCCGCATCACCCAGGTGACGGTGGGCGAGGGACCCACGGGCGTGGTGCTCTCCGGGACGCGGCTCTACGTGCTCAACAAGTTCGCCGCGAGCATCTCCCTGGTGGACACCACCTCGAACGTCGAGGTGGCGCGGGTGCCGTTCTTCGACCCCTCCCCCGGCGCCATCAAGGTCGGCCGCAGGCACCTCTATGACACGCACACGGGCTCGGGCCTGGGGCACGTGTCGTGCGCGTCGTGCCACATCGACGGCCGGCTCGACCGGCTCGCGTGGGACCTGGGAGACCCCGCCGGCGAGATGAAGGCCGTCACCGGACAGAACCTGGGCATGGGCATCCCCGGGCTCACCTCGAACTTCCAGCCGTGGCACGCGATGAAGGGCCCCATGACGACGCAGACGCTCCAGGACCTCATCGGCAAGGAGCCCCTGCACTGGCGCGGAGACCGCGCGGGCATCGAGGAGTTCAACGGCGCCTTCACCAGCCTCCAGGGAGACGACACCCAGCTCACCGTCATCGAGATGCAGCAGTTCGAGGACTTCCTCGCGACGCTCACCTTCCCGCCCAACCCCTTCCGGAACCTCGACAACTCGCTGCCCACGAGCCTGCCTTTGCCCGGGCACTTCACCACGGGGCGCTTCGGCGCCGCCGGACAGGCGCTGCCCAACGGGAACGCGGTGAACGGCCTGCGCATCTACCGGCCGCCGCGCCTGCTGGACTCGGGCGTCTTCGCCTGCTCGACGTGCCACACCCTGCCCACGGGCCTGGGCGCGGATGTGCGGTGGAACGGGAGCCAGTTCCTGCCCGTCAACGCGGGCCCCAACGGCGAGCGTCACACGGGGCTCGTCTCCGTGGATGGCTTCACCAACGTGACGATGAAGATTTCGCAGCTGCGAAACCTCTACGAGAAGGTGGGCATGGAGTTCACCCAGACGTCGAACCTGGCGGGCTTCGGCTTCTCGCACGACGGCAGCGTGGACTCGATTGCCCGCTTCATCACCGAGCCGGTGTTCACGCTCCAGAGCGACCAGGAGGTCGCGGACATGGTGGCGTTCATGCTGGCGTTCTCGGGCTCGGACCTGCCCAAGGGCACCGCGACGACGGTCGGGGAGCCGCCCGGGCCGGACAGCAAGGACACGCACGCCGCGGTGGGCCGGCAGGTGACGCTGACCACGGCGAGCCCCACGCCCGCGCAGGCGAGCACCCTGGCCTCGTTCCAGGCCCTCGCAGACAGCGGCAAGGTGGGCCTGGTGGCGAAGGGCAACCAGGGCGGCATCGCGCGCGGCGCCACCTACGTGGGAGGAGGTTTGTTCCAGGCAGACCGCGCGGCGGAGACCGTCACCGCCGCGCAGCTCCAGACGATGGCGCTGCCCGGCAACGAGCTGACGTTCACGGTGGTGCCCAAGGGCTCGGAGGTGCGCATCGGCATCGACCGGGACCTGGACGGGGCCTTCGACCGCGATGAGCTGGACCGGGGGACCCGGCCCGATGACCCGCTGAGCCGATAG
- a CDS encoding SulP family inorganic anion transporter, with product MVETPTLKTPRGWTAGPKRLWTDWKQMVSRRTLPGDASAALTVACVALPLNLALAVASGLPPEVGLISGAVAGVVAAMLGGGRLQVTGPEAALVPTVLLISMKHGVAGVIVATLACGALQVVLGLARAGRLAQFMPSEVTRGFTAGIGLLLLDGQIPRLLGAVTEGASSARALVLPSSWATWSVHGASVVVGVLVVACMLLIPKLHRSIPAVLVGLVVATAASGLGVLSEGLARVGALPTGLPMPVMPSFEGLSFQALLPDILALTVLASLGSLLSARALDQLPGLENHRTDGDQELVAQGFANATSAMFGGMPVMGAIVRSSVSVQAGGRTRAASVLHAVMLLGACILAGSLVALIPMAALAAILVVVGTRLLDLRGLRALMAQNAGKAAVSVATALLIATVGFLPGLVAGVLLSLAWGFFSRPKAHVRSLLLRPDGRPLFRPLGSEGQDVYARPPVQLLRVRGDLDVRSCANVSAALQAPPWPDFLVLDLSEVKFMDTAGLRTLRELSDALAVRRGRVLVAGARNGVAKMMETDGTWSDTSPHSMMATMEDVLEHIKQESTQQAPAKVTSTSGAPQPT from the coding sequence ATGGTCGAGACTCCTACGCTCAAGACGCCCCGTGGATGGACCGCAGGTCCGAAGCGGCTGTGGACGGACTGGAAGCAGATGGTGTCACGCCGGACGCTCCCGGGTGACGCGAGCGCCGCACTGACAGTGGCGTGTGTCGCGCTTCCTTTGAATCTGGCGCTGGCGGTGGCCTCGGGGCTGCCTCCCGAGGTGGGCCTCATCAGCGGCGCCGTCGCCGGCGTCGTCGCGGCGATGCTCGGCGGAGGTCGGCTCCAGGTGACGGGCCCCGAGGCCGCGCTCGTGCCCACCGTGCTGCTCATCTCCATGAAGCACGGCGTGGCTGGCGTCATCGTGGCCACGCTCGCGTGCGGCGCGCTCCAGGTGGTGCTCGGCCTGGCCCGCGCGGGCAGGCTCGCGCAGTTCATGCCCTCCGAAGTCACCCGTGGCTTCACCGCGGGCATCGGGTTGTTGCTGCTCGACGGTCAGATTCCCCGGCTGCTCGGCGCGGTGACGGAGGGCGCGTCCTCCGCGCGCGCGCTGGTGCTCCCCTCCAGCTGGGCCACCTGGTCCGTGCACGGCGCCTCCGTCGTGGTGGGCGTGCTGGTGGTGGCCTGCATGCTCCTCATCCCCAAGCTCCACCGCTCCATCCCCGCGGTGCTGGTGGGGCTGGTGGTCGCCACCGCGGCGTCGGGCCTGGGCGTGCTCTCCGAGGGCCTGGCGCGCGTCGGCGCGCTGCCCACGGGGCTGCCCATGCCGGTGATGCCCTCCTTCGAGGGGCTGAGCTTCCAGGCGCTCCTGCCGGACATCCTGGCGCTGACGGTGCTGGCGTCGTTGGGCTCGCTCCTGTCCGCGCGGGCGCTGGACCAGCTGCCCGGGCTGGAGAACCACCGGACGGATGGAGACCAGGAGCTGGTGGCCCAGGGCTTCGCCAACGCGACGTCGGCGATGTTCGGCGGCATGCCGGTGATGGGCGCCATCGTGCGCTCGTCCGTGTCCGTCCAGGCGGGGGGCCGCACGCGCGCCGCCTCCGTGCTGCACGCGGTGATGCTGCTGGGCGCCTGCATCCTGGCCGGCTCGCTCGTCGCGCTGATTCCGATGGCCGCGCTCGCCGCCATCCTGGTCGTCGTGGGCACGCGGCTGTTGGATTTGCGCGGGCTGCGCGCGCTGATGGCGCAGAACGCGGGCAAGGCGGCGGTGTCCGTCGCGACCGCGCTGCTCATCGCCACGGTGGGCTTCCTGCCGGGCCTGGTCGCGGGGGTGCTGCTGTCGCTGGCGTGGGGCTTCTTCTCGCGGCCCAAGGCCCACGTGCGCAGCCTGCTGCTGCGCCCCGATGGGCGCCCGCTCTTCCGCCCGCTCGGCTCCGAGGGGCAGGACGTCTACGCGCGGCCTCCGGTGCAGTTGCTGCGCGTGCGCGGCGACCTGGATGTCCGCTCCTGCGCCAACGTGAGCGCGGCGCTGCAGGCCCCGCCCTGGCCGGACTTCCTGGTGCTGGACCTCTCCGAGGTGAAGTTCATGGACACCGCGGGCCTGCGCACCCTGCGCGAGCTGTCCGATGCGCTGGCCGTCCGCCGGGGACGGGTGCTGGTGGCGGGCGCGCGCAACGGCGTCGCCAAGATGATGGAGACGGACGGGACGTGGTCGGACACCAGTCCGCACTCGATGATGGCGACGATGGAGGACGTGCTGGAGCACATCAAACAGGAGAGCACCCAGCAGGCGCCCGCGAAGGTGACCAGCACCTCGGGGGCACCGCAGCCCACCTGA
- a CDS encoding HAMP domain-containing sensor histidine kinase: MRLAHRLLISHALMTAALLGAAAFSGVAIVRMTSLLTEVREEQLGGVIKEEAVHQAAWAVEVAARQGLFACEHSPHEVPAAAATLGQRLTHLDALLKRHGAATQPLLLRAAEGFKMYAAHILQGDTCERLQNAALRNQRLHLAEQLTDAWINTTLALHSAIRQREMRAHDIGSSAIAVGLLLGALAVVAAWAVARWVAQGVTRPLGQLSALAHRVGDGNFAPLPAVSGPSEIRALWADLDRMRGRLSELDQLKDAFVASASHDLRTPLARLRTAIGLLADGTAGPLTAQQQRVVALAQVACEREIRLVTALLDLTRVQAGKAVRRDEGCRLDDVIARAVEEVSELAEERGTKLVLQAEGTTPPASLDAALVERSLVSLMTNGVRVSAPGQTVYVTRTLLPRGPDGQPGTWARVEVRDEGPGVPEDVRPRVFEPFFTRAVGAASADGLGLGLPLAQRMMRALGGDVLVLENANPGARFVLVFPLGLGAPLPAATETTSKRYEA; encoded by the coding sequence ATGCGACTCGCTCACCGACTGCTCATCTCCCACGCACTCATGACCGCGGCGCTCCTGGGCGCGGCTGCCTTCTCGGGGGTGGCCATCGTCCGGATGACGTCCTTGCTCACGGAGGTCCGTGAGGAGCAGCTCGGCGGAGTCATCAAGGAGGAGGCCGTCCATCAGGCCGCCTGGGCCGTGGAGGTGGCCGCCCGGCAGGGCCTGTTTGCTTGTGAGCACAGTCCTCATGAGGTGCCCGCCGCCGCGGCGACGCTCGGGCAACGGCTCACCCACCTGGACGCCCTCCTGAAACGTCACGGCGCCGCCACGCAGCCGTTGCTCCTGCGCGCGGCCGAGGGCTTCAAGATGTACGCGGCCCACATCCTCCAGGGCGACACGTGCGAGCGGCTGCAGAACGCGGCGCTGCGCAACCAGCGGCTGCACCTGGCGGAGCAGCTCACCGATGCGTGGATCAACACCACGCTCGCGCTGCACTCGGCCATCCGTCAGCGTGAGATGCGGGCGCACGACATCGGCTCGTCGGCGATTGCCGTGGGGCTGCTCTTGGGCGCGCTGGCGGTGGTGGCCGCGTGGGCGGTGGCGCGGTGGGTGGCACAAGGGGTGACGCGCCCCCTGGGGCAGCTGTCCGCGCTGGCGCACCGGGTGGGTGACGGCAACTTCGCGCCGCTGCCCGCGGTCTCCGGGCCCAGCGAGATTCGCGCGCTGTGGGCGGACCTGGACCGCATGCGGGGCAGGCTGTCGGAGCTCGACCAGCTCAAGGATGCCTTCGTGGCCTCCGCGTCCCATGACTTGCGCACGCCGCTGGCGCGCCTGCGCACGGCCATTGGTCTGTTGGCGGACGGCACCGCGGGGCCCTTGACGGCGCAGCAGCAGCGCGTGGTGGCGCTGGCGCAGGTGGCGTGCGAGCGCGAAATCCGGCTGGTCACCGCGCTGTTGGATTTGACGCGGGTCCAGGCGGGCAAGGCCGTGCGGCGCGACGAGGGGTGTCGGTTGGATGACGTCATCGCGCGCGCCGTCGAGGAGGTCTCCGAGCTGGCGGAGGAACGCGGTACGAAGCTGGTGCTCCAGGCGGAGGGGACGACGCCTCCGGCCTCGTTGGACGCCGCGCTGGTGGAGCGCTCGCTGGTGAGCCTGATGACGAATGGTGTGCGCGTCTCCGCGCCCGGACAGACGGTCTACGTCACCCGCACGCTCCTGCCCCGCGGGCCGGACGGACAGCCCGGGACGTGGGCGCGTGTCGAGGTGCGGGATGAAGGACCCGGCGTGCCCGAGGACGTGCGTCCGCGGGTCTTCGAGCCCTTCTTCACCCGCGCGGTGGGCGCCGCCTCCGCGGATGGATTGGGGCTGGGGTTGCCCCTGGCGCAGCGGATGATGCGGGCCCTGGGCGGGGATGTGCTGGTGCTGGAGAACGCGAACCCCGGCGCGCGGTTCGTGCTGGTGTTCCCGCTGGGGTTGGGGGCGCCCCTCCCGGCGGCGACGGAAACGACGTCCAAGAGGTACGAGGCATGA
- a CDS encoding sigma-54-dependent transcriptional regulator yields MKRPRGGHVLVVDDDAELCELISLRLEARGMKVTTALTAARGLELLEQEEVDSVVLDLRLEGVDGLEVLAQMRARSPDLPVVILTAHGTIETAVEAMQRGAYGFLTKPFQDHELVQKLVHATERNELRRELADLRRIVAGTTPERLLGTSPAIAEVRDRIARVAPSEATVLILGESGTGKELAARQVHALSRRASGPFVAVNCGALPPELLESELFGHVKGAFTGATQTREGLFGAARGGTLFLDEIGEAALRVQVKLLRVLQERRFARVGSTVEEEADVRVVAATNRDLREEVEAKRFREDLYYRLAVLPIVMPPLRERLEDIPILATRHLEQAAARNGLRLPRLAPEVMDLLRSHSWPGNVRELVNAMEALVLLAPEDDIRFEHVARMFDPPTSSRAPADSAREEEQDWLSAEGELPTLREARDRFERRYLSEVLRRSKGNVAAAARTASRNRTDFYELLRRHGLSPAEFK; encoded by the coding sequence ATGAAGCGCCCCCGCGGTGGACATGTGTTGGTGGTGGATGACGACGCGGAGCTGTGCGAGCTCATCTCGTTGAGGCTGGAAGCGCGCGGGATGAAGGTGACCACCGCGCTCACGGCGGCCCGGGGACTGGAGCTGCTCGAGCAGGAGGAGGTGGACTCCGTCGTGCTCGACCTCCGGCTGGAGGGCGTGGACGGGCTGGAGGTGCTCGCGCAGATGCGGGCGCGCTCACCGGACCTGCCGGTGGTCATCCTCACCGCGCACGGCACCATCGAGACGGCCGTCGAGGCGATGCAGCGGGGGGCGTACGGCTTCCTCACCAAGCCCTTCCAGGACCATGAGCTGGTCCAGAAGCTGGTGCACGCGACGGAGCGCAATGAGCTGCGGCGGGAGCTGGCGGACCTGCGTCGCATCGTCGCGGGCACCACGCCCGAGCGGTTGCTGGGCACGAGCCCCGCCATCGCCGAGGTGAGGGATCGCATCGCGCGGGTGGCGCCGTCCGAGGCCACCGTGCTCATCCTGGGGGAGTCCGGCACGGGCAAGGAGCTGGCGGCGCGGCAGGTCCATGCGTTGTCGCGGCGGGCGAGCGGGCCTTTCGTCGCGGTCAACTGTGGAGCGCTGCCGCCGGAGCTCTTGGAGAGCGAGCTGTTCGGCCACGTGAAGGGCGCCTTCACCGGCGCCACGCAGACGCGCGAGGGGTTGTTCGGCGCGGCGCGCGGCGGGACGTTGTTCCTCGACGAGATTGGCGAGGCGGCGCTCCGGGTGCAGGTGAAGCTGTTGCGTGTGCTCCAGGAGCGGCGCTTCGCGCGGGTGGGCAGCACGGTGGAGGAGGAGGCCGACGTGCGCGTGGTGGCGGCCACCAACCGAGACCTGCGCGAGGAGGTCGAGGCGAAGCGCTTCCGCGAGGACCTCTACTACCGGCTCGCGGTGCTCCCCATCGTGATGCCTCCCTTGCGCGAGCGGCTGGAGGACATCCCGATTCTCGCCACGCGGCACCTGGAGCAGGCCGCCGCGCGCAACGGGCTGCGGCTGCCTCGGCTGGCGCCGGAGGTGATGGACCTGCTGCGCTCGCACTCGTGGCCGGGCAACGTGCGCGAGCTGGTGAACGCCATGGAGGCGCTGGTGCTGCTGGCGCCCGAGGACGACATCCGCTTCGAGCACGTGGCGCGCATGTTCGACCCGCCGACGTCCTCACGCGCGCCGGCGGACTCCGCGCGCGAGGAGGAGCAGGACTGGCTGAGCGCGGAAGGGGAGCTGCCCACGCTGCGCGAGGCGAGAGACCGCTTCGAGCGGCGCTACCTGTCCGAGGTGCTCCGCCGCTCCAAGGGCAACGTGGCCGCGGCCGCGCGCACCGCGAGCCGCAACCGGACGGACTTCTACGAGCTGTTGCGCAGGCATGGGTTGTCGCCCGCGGAGTTCAAGTAG
- the rpmG gene encoding 50S ribosomal protein L33, producing MPKGNRTIVHLVSTAKTGYFYTTTKNKRKSQDKLQLKKYDPRVRKHVLFVEGKP from the coding sequence ATGCCCAAGGGCAATCGGACCATCGTCCATCTCGTCTCGACCGCGAAGACCGGCTACTTCTACACGACGACGAAGAACAAGCGGAAGTCGCAGGACAAGCTCCAGCTCAAGAAGTACGACCCGCGCGTGCGCAAGCATGTGCTGTTCGTGGAGGGCAAGCCATGA
- the zigA gene encoding zinc metallochaperone GTPase ZigA, whose product MSEPSVKRRLPTTVLSGFLGAGKTTLLNHILNNREGLRVAVIVNDMSEVNIDARLVQGGASLSRVDEKLVELSNGCICCTLREDLLEEVGRLAREERFDYLLIESTGISEPLPVAETFTFADESGHSLSEVARLDTLVTVVDALNFLRDWEGSQGLAERGLALAEEDERTVVDLLVEQVEFADVLVLNKTDLVSASQLEELGEILRRLNPEARQVLAERGRVPLAEVLDTRRFDFERASRAPGWLKELRGEHMPESETYGIRSFVFRGRVPLHPQRFWDFIHGSWKGVLRSKGFFWLATRMDITGVWAQAGGACSFEPAGLWWAAVPREEWPEEPEAQAELEREMTGPYGDRRQELVFITRDADPEEVLGQLEACLLTPAELALGPSGWSALEDPFPAWEVVRDEAPAAEERSA is encoded by the coding sequence ATGAGCGAGCCCTCCGTGAAGCGCCGCCTGCCCACCACCGTCCTCTCCGGCTTCCTCGGCGCGGGGAAGACGACCCTGCTCAATCACATCCTCAACAACCGTGAGGGCCTGCGCGTCGCCGTCATCGTCAACGACATGAGCGAGGTGAACATCGACGCCCGGCTCGTCCAGGGTGGCGCCTCGCTCAGCCGCGTGGACGAGAAGCTGGTGGAGCTGTCCAACGGCTGCATCTGCTGCACGCTCCGGGAGGACCTGCTCGAGGAGGTGGGGCGGCTGGCCCGCGAGGAGCGCTTCGACTACCTGCTCATCGAGTCCACCGGCATCTCCGAGCCGCTGCCGGTGGCGGAGACCTTCACCTTCGCCGACGAGTCCGGCCACAGCCTGTCCGAGGTGGCGAGGCTGGACACGCTGGTGACGGTGGTGGATGCGCTCAACTTCCTGCGCGACTGGGAGGGCTCGCAGGGGCTGGCCGAGCGTGGACTGGCGCTGGCCGAGGAGGATGAGCGGACCGTGGTGGACCTGCTGGTGGAGCAGGTGGAGTTCGCGGACGTGCTGGTGCTGAACAAGACGGACCTGGTCTCCGCCTCCCAGTTGGAGGAGCTGGGTGAGATTCTGCGCAGGCTCAACCCGGAGGCGCGGCAGGTGCTGGCGGAGCGGGGCAGGGTGCCGCTCGCGGAGGTGCTCGACACCCGGCGCTTCGACTTCGAGCGCGCGAGTCGTGCTCCCGGGTGGCTCAAGGAGCTTCGCGGTGAGCACATGCCGGAGTCCGAGACGTACGGCATCCGCAGCTTCGTCTTCCGCGGCCGCGTGCCGCTGCATCCCCAGCGCTTCTGGGACTTCATCCATGGGAGCTGGAAGGGGGTGCTGCGCAGCAAGGGGTTCTTCTGGCTCGCCACCCGGATGGACATCACGGGTGTGTGGGCCCAGGCCGGTGGCGCGTGCAGCTTCGAGCCCGCGGGACTGTGGTGGGCCGCGGTGCCTCGCGAGGAGTGGCCGGAGGAACCCGAGGCCCAGGCCGAGCTCGAGCGCGAGATGACGGGGCCGTACGGGGACCGGCGGCAGGAACTGGTCTTCATCACCCGGGATGCGGACCCCGAGGAGGTCCTGGGGCAGCTCGAGGCGTGTCTGCTGACGCCCGCGGAGCTCGCGCTGGGGCCCTCCGGATGGTCGGCGCTGGAGGACCCCTTCCCGGCGTGGGAGGTGGTGCGCGACGAGGCCCCGGCCGCCGAGGAGCGGAGCGCCTGA
- a CDS encoding DUF1826 domain-containing protein, with product MEPASRWESRAPESWSASHVLVWQPSELTEIYREGLNLCVWRRGLGSGLSRWLASLCARHTLHVVERVDARRLDFRRTLAELPEVEEREAWCDDLRLLCQVYADLLECRWLGVRLTTSEREMCPRFHVDRVGVRLLCTYAGPATEWLENADVLREGLGPKGEVLRPGGRVQRLERFDVALLKGEAWPANSGNGVVHRSPALVPGQRRIMLSIDAVD from the coding sequence ATGGAGCCCGCCTCGCGGTGGGAGTCACGCGCTCCCGAGTCCTGGTCCGCCTCGCACGTCCTCGTCTGGCAGCCCTCGGAGCTGACGGAAATCTATCGCGAGGGCCTCAACCTCTGCGTGTGGCGGCGGGGCCTGGGCTCCGGGCTCAGCCGGTGGTTGGCGTCCCTGTGTGCCCGACACACGCTCCACGTCGTCGAGCGCGTGGACGCAAGACGCCTGGACTTCCGACGGACGCTCGCGGAGTTGCCGGAGGTGGAGGAGCGCGAGGCCTGGTGTGACGACTTGCGCCTGCTCTGCCAGGTGTACGCGGACCTCCTCGAGTGCCGGTGGTTGGGCGTACGCCTCACGACGTCGGAGCGGGAGATGTGCCCGCGCTTCCACGTGGACCGGGTCGGCGTCCGGTTGCTCTGCACCTACGCGGGGCCCGCCACCGAGTGGCTGGAGAACGCGGACGTGCTGCGCGAGGGACTGGGGCCGAAGGGCGAGGTGCTCCGGCCGGGTGGGCGCGTGCAGCGATTGGAGCGCTTCGATGTGGCGCTATTGAAGGGGGAGGCGTGGCCGGCGAACTCGGGGAACGGCGTCGTCCACCGCTCTCCGGCGCTCGTGCCAGGGCAGCGGCGCATCATGCTCTCCATCGACGCCGTCGACTGA
- a CDS encoding endonuclease/exonuclease/phosphatase family protein translates to MAWELRVASYNVLADSYIRPEWFPNTPAHLFEPRRRQDALARRILSLDADIVCLQEVESPCFDALQRALAPHGYSGVLALKQQGKPDGCAVFHRVARHAGHRAHYFQDVLEDGRVSGHLALVVDFEMGQDRLRVACTHLRWDRPDRPVALHQGMQQTTELLGVVVQADLSALWVVCGDFNARPGEPLVRAFTEAGLADAYQGQHAPTCNANGEAKAIDFIFHSRALSARPVAPPVIDDLTPLPSEQEPSDHLPLVATLRQA, encoded by the coding sequence ATGGCGTGGGAACTTCGGGTGGCCTCGTACAACGTCCTCGCGGATTCCTACATCCGGCCCGAGTGGTTCCCGAACACGCCCGCGCACCTCTTCGAGCCGCGAAGGCGACAGGATGCACTTGCTCGACGCATCCTGTCGCTGGACGCGGACATCGTGTGTCTACAGGAGGTGGAGTCCCCCTGCTTCGACGCGCTCCAGCGCGCCCTGGCTCCACACGGGTACTCGGGCGTGCTCGCCTTGAAGCAGCAGGGCAAGCCCGACGGCTGCGCGGTGTTCCATCGTGTGGCGCGACACGCGGGTCACCGGGCGCACTACTTCCAGGACGTGTTGGAGGACGGGCGCGTCTCGGGGCACCTGGCGTTGGTCGTCGACTTCGAGATGGGCCAGGACCGCTTGCGCGTGGCGTGTACGCACTTGCGATGGGACCGGCCCGACAGGCCCGTGGCGCTGCACCAGGGGATGCAGCAGACCACGGAGCTGCTCGGGGTGGTCGTCCAGGCGGACTTGAGTGCGTTGTGGGTGGTCTGCGGTGACTTCAATGCGCGCCCCGGTGAGCCGCTGGTACGCGCGTTCACCGAGGCTGGTCTGGCAGATGCCTACCAGGGCCAGCACGCGCCCACGTGCAACGCGAATGGCGAGGCCAAGGCCATCGACTTCATCTTCCACTCACGGGCCCTGAGCGCCCGGCCCGTGGCCCCGCCGGTCATCGACGACCTGACGCCACTGCCCTCGGAGCAGGAGCCCTCGGACCACCTGCCCCTGGTCGCGACGCTGCGGCAGGCGTGA